The following proteins are co-located in the bacterium genome:
- a CDS encoding DinB family protein — protein sequence MAELVDYFRRMSRNNLWSNHRLHQACARLSSTVYFRNCGAFFQSIHGTLNHILVVDQFYLAALRGDAPTGGRLDEQPCVDLRTLVAIQSTSDRALLAFCDSLTDKSLVLVVRWTDTKGLTCADPIHIVLAHLFLHQIHHRGQVHNMLSVAGDRPPQFDEFLLSCDGPLRDAEVRALGLEE from the coding sequence ATGGCTGAACTTGTCGACTACTTCCGCCGGATGTCCCGTAACAATCTGTGGAGCAACCACCGGCTCCATCAGGCCTGTGCACGCCTGTCGTCTACCGTCTACTTCCGCAACTGCGGCGCGTTTTTCCAATCGATTCACGGTACTCTGAATCACATTTTGGTTGTCGATCAGTTCTATCTCGCTGCCCTGCGAGGCGATGCCCCCACAGGAGGCCGGCTAGACGAGCAACCCTGCGTCGACCTACGCACCCTCGTGGCGATCCAGTCAACGAGCGACCGTGCACTCCTGGCGTTCTGCGATTCGCTAACGGACAAGTCCCTCGTGCTCGTCGTTCGTTGGACCGATACGAAAGGTCTTACGTGCGCAGACCCGATTCACATAGTTCTCGCGCATCTCTTCCTTCACCAGATTCACCATAGGGGGCAGGTTCACAATATGCTTTCGGTCGCAGGGGATCGGCCGCCCCAGTTCGACGAGTTCCTCTTGTCCTGCGACGGACCGCTTCGAGATGCCGAGGTCCGTGCTCTTGGTCTCGAAGAGTAG
- the ychF gene encoding redox-regulated ATPase YchF, with translation MALQCGIVGLPNVGKSTLFNALTKAGIAAENYPFCTIEPNVGVVEVPDARLAQLAAIVSPQRILPATVEFVDIAGLVAGASKGEGLGNQFLANIRETDAVVHVVRCFADDNVVHVAGKIDPVSDIAVIDTELGLADLATAEKGVLRYKKQAQSGDKDAKLLFGLLERVIAQLNEGKPVRALPLTKEERAALKPFCFITAKPVLYAANVTEHGFEGNPHLDAVRALAAEQGAEVVAICAATEAEIAGLDDEEKQLFLADMGLDEPGLNRLIRAGYKLLGLRTYFTAGEKEVRAWTIHAGDTAPQAAGVIHTDFERGFIRAQTIGFEDYVAGKGEQGAKEAGKLRAEGKEYVVQDGDVMNFLFKV, from the coding sequence GTGGCACTCCAATGCGGCATCGTCGGGCTCCCGAACGTCGGCAAGTCGACGCTCTTCAACGCCCTCACCAAGGCCGGCATCGCGGCCGAGAACTACCCCTTCTGCACCATCGAGCCGAACGTCGGCGTGGTCGAGGTGCCCGACGCGCGGCTGGCGCAGCTGGCGGCGATCGTCTCGCCGCAGCGGATCCTCCCGGCGACGGTGGAGTTCGTCGACATCGCGGGCCTGGTCGCGGGCGCGTCGAAGGGTGAGGGCCTCGGCAACCAGTTCCTCGCGAACATCCGCGAGACCGACGCCGTCGTGCACGTCGTGCGCTGCTTCGCCGACGACAACGTCGTCCACGTCGCCGGCAAGATCGACCCCGTCTCCGACATCGCCGTCATCGACACGGAGCTCGGCCTCGCCGACCTCGCGACGGCCGAGAAGGGCGTCCTGCGCTACAAGAAGCAGGCGCAGTCCGGCGACAAGGACGCGAAGCTCCTCTTCGGGCTCCTCGAGCGCGTCATCGCGCAGCTGAACGAGGGCAAGCCGGTCCGTGCGCTCCCGTTGACGAAGGAGGAGCGCGCCGCCCTGAAGCCGTTCTGCTTCATCACCGCGAAGCCCGTTCTCTACGCCGCGAACGTCACCGAGCACGGCTTCGAGGGGAACCCGCACCTCGACGCCGTCCGCGCGCTGGCGGCGGAGCAGGGCGCCGAGGTCGTCGCCATCTGCGCCGCCACCGAGGCCGAGATCGCCGGTCTCGACGACGAGGAGAAGCAGCTCTTCCTCGCCGACATGGGCCTCGACGAGCCGGGGCTGAACCGACTCATCCGCGCGGGCTACAAGCTCCTCGGGCTGCGCACGTACTTCACCGCCGGCGAGAAGGAGGTTCGCGCGTGGACCATCCACGCCGGGGACACGGCGCCGCAGGCGGCGGGCGTGATCCACACGGACTTCGAGCGCGGGTTCATCCGCGCGCAGACGATCGGGTTCGAGGACTACGTCGCGGGGAAGGGCGAGCAGGGGGCGAAGGAGGCGGGGAAGCTGCGGGCCGAGGGGAAGGAGTACGTGGTGCAGGACGGGGACGTGATGAACTTCCTCTTCAAGGTCTGA
- a CDS encoding alpha/beta hydrolase, protein MVGRVLLVLSFVLSLLPPVHAADQTVLGQTLTVKSPGAPEKRAVTVKAKETATDATLVGNPVTAGATVAVTLTGPSPSAATYALPAGASAVTGKPFWSGDAAKGFSYRDPKGENGPVKAAQIKRRGTTFQISVAIDGKHAAVALVPPGTGTGCVLLTIGGGDSYSVAFANGGKITSTPTLFKYTKPSSEASCVPTTTTTTTTSTTTTSTTVPDLPNLVPPGAAPLRYRDLVFAGATVTSNIVYGSAVNNSGQTVTLLMDRYEPTGDSVTARPAIVWIHGGSFSSGSKTSAELVDQATVFARKGYLNVSISYRLEPGGCASSVPTAVCLIAIGEALDDAQTAIRFLRTNAAAWGIDATRIAVAGTSAGAITALNVGYSNNEEPDAAVAAAVSLSGARILTTPNPGEAPALLFHGTSDVVVPYQWAVDTVNAASAAGLDVFLTTWPGAGHVPYAANRTQIIDQTTNFLFWEMDLANAAH, encoded by the coding sequence ATGGTCGGTCGCGTGCTGCTCGTCCTGTCCTTCGTCCTGTCCCTGCTGCCGCCCGTACACGCGGCGGATCAGACGGTTCTGGGTCAGACCCTCACCGTCAAGAGTCCCGGCGCGCCCGAGAAGCGCGCGGTCACGGTGAAGGCAAAGGAGACCGCCACCGACGCCACCCTCGTCGGCAACCCGGTCACCGCCGGCGCCACCGTCGCCGTGACGCTGACGGGCCCGTCGCCGAGCGCCGCGACCTACGCGCTGCCCGCCGGCGCGAGCGCCGTCACCGGCAAGCCGTTCTGGTCGGGCGACGCCGCCAAGGGCTTCAGCTACCGCGACCCGAAGGGGGAGAACGGCCCCGTCAAGGCGGCGCAGATCAAGCGCCGCGGCACGACGTTCCAGATCAGCGTCGCCATCGACGGCAAGCACGCCGCGGTGGCCCTGGTCCCGCCCGGCACCGGCACCGGCTGCGTGCTGCTCACCATCGGCGGCGGCGACTCGTACAGCGTCGCCTTCGCGAACGGCGGCAAGATCACCTCGACGCCGACGCTCTTCAAGTACACGAAGCCGTCGAGCGAGGCCTCGTGCGTTCCGACCACGACCACGACCACCACGACGTCGACGACGACCACGTCGACCACGGTGCCCGACCTGCCGAACCTCGTGCCCCCCGGTGCGGCGCCGCTGCGCTACCGCGACCTCGTCTTCGCCGGCGCGACGGTGACGAGCAACATCGTCTACGGCAGCGCCGTCAACAACTCCGGCCAGACGGTGACGCTGCTCATGGACCGCTACGAGCCGACCGGTGACAGCGTGACGGCGCGGCCGGCGATCGTGTGGATCCACGGCGGCAGCTTCTCCTCGGGCAGCAAGACGTCGGCGGAGCTGGTCGACCAGGCGACGGTGTTCGCGCGCAAGGGCTACCTGAACGTGTCCATCAGCTACCGGCTCGAGCCCGGCGGCTGCGCCTCGTCGGTACCGACGGCGGTCTGCCTCATCGCCATCGGGGAGGCGCTCGACGACGCGCAGACCGCGATCCGCTTCCTGCGCACGAACGCGGCGGCCTGGGGCATCGATGCGACGCGCATCGCGGTCGCGGGGACGTCGGCGGGCGCGATCACCGCCCTGAACGTCGGCTACTCGAACAACGAGGAGCCGGACGCGGCGGTGGCGGCGGCGGTGTCGCTCTCCGGGGCGCGCATCCTGACGACCCCGAACCCGGGCGAGGCGCCGGCGCTCCTCTTCCACGGCACGTCGGACGTCGTGGTCCCGTACCAGTGGGCCGTCGACACCGTGAATGCGGCCTCGGCCGCCGGCCTCGACGTCTTCCTCACCACCTGGCCGGGCGCCGGGCACGTCCCGTACGCCGCGAACCGCACGCAGATCATCGACCAGACGACGAACTTCCTCTTCTGGGAGATGGACCTCGCGAACGCCGCGCACTGA
- a CDS encoding acyl-CoA/acyl-ACP dehydrogenase, producing the protein MDLELDDDQRAIADLALQILRESLTRERLRAIEASDDRVADAEWRRLAEAGLLGVPLAEDVGGSGLGIVEACLVLEQVGRTVAPLPYLPTVVGGAMAIDRFGTTDQRARLLPRVCDGSLVLAPALTEDGDELAAGTPRTTARRDGDGWRLDGEKRVVPAAHVAGLLLVPARTADDASAVFLVDPRAAGVTLARAESTARDVLASVRLAGVPVPAGDVLGAVGAGTEIVAWIVRRLTAGLCAMQAGVCAEALRMTAAHVSEREQFGQKIATFQAVAQRAADAYVDTEAVMLTARQAAWRLGAGLDADDALDTAKFWAAEGGFRVAHAAQHLHGGIGVDTEYPLFRYFRRTRQIELTLGGAAQHLSRLGERLAARAGG; encoded by the coding sequence ATGGACCTCGAGCTCGACGACGACCAGCGCGCCATCGCCGACCTGGCGCTCCAGATCCTGCGCGAGTCGCTGACCCGCGAGCGCCTGCGCGCGATCGAGGCGAGCGACGACCGCGTCGCCGACGCGGAGTGGCGGCGCCTCGCCGAGGCCGGGCTGCTCGGCGTGCCGCTGGCGGAAGACGTCGGCGGCAGCGGGCTCGGGATCGTCGAGGCCTGCCTCGTGCTCGAGCAGGTGGGACGCACCGTCGCGCCGCTGCCGTATCTGCCCACCGTCGTCGGCGGGGCGATGGCGATCGACCGCTTCGGCACCACGGACCAGCGTGCTCGCCTCTTGCCGCGCGTGTGCGACGGCTCGCTCGTGCTGGCGCCGGCCCTTACCGAGGACGGCGACGAGCTGGCGGCGGGCACGCCGCGCACGACGGCGCGGCGGGACGGCGACGGCTGGCGGCTCGACGGCGAGAAGCGCGTCGTGCCCGCGGCGCACGTGGCCGGGCTGCTGCTCGTGCCGGCACGCACGGCTGACGATGCGAGCGCCGTCTTCCTCGTCGACCCGCGCGCCGCCGGGGTGACGCTGGCGCGCGCCGAGAGCACCGCCCGCGACGTGCTCGCGAGCGTGCGGCTCGCCGGCGTGCCGGTGCCGGCGGGCGACGTCCTCGGCGCGGTGGGGGCGGGGACCGAGATCGTGGCGTGGATCGTCCGCCGGCTGACGGCGGGCCTCTGTGCCATGCAGGCCGGCGTCTGCGCCGAGGCGCTGCGCATGACCGCCGCGCACGTCTCGGAGCGCGAGCAGTTCGGACAGAAGATCGCGACCTTCCAGGCGGTCGCCCAGCGCGCCGCCGACGCCTACGTCGACACCGAGGCGGTCATGCTGACGGCGCGCCAGGCGGCGTGGCGCCTCGGCGCCGGGCTCGACGCCGACGACGCGCTCGACACCGCCAAGTTCTGGGCGGCGGAGGGCGGCTTCCGCGTCGCGCACGCGGCGCAGCACCTCCACGGCGGCATCGGCGTCGACACCGAGTATCCGCTCTTCCGCTACTTCCGCCGCACCCGCCAGATCGAGCTGACGCTCGGCGGCGCGGCGCAGCACCTGAGCCGCCTCGGCGAGCGGCTCGCGGCGCGCGCGGGCGGGTGA
- a CDS encoding acyl-CoA dehydrogenase family protein, with the protein MYIAYTPEQDALRAELRAYFAALMTPAVEAEVARGDTGGPHCLEAVRRMGRDGWLGIGWPREYGGQGRGLVEQFIFYDEAWRALAPIPALTINAIAHTIMAFGSEEQKQFFLPRILRGELHFAVGYTEPQAGTDLASLRTRAVRDGDDWIISGQKIYTSLAGYADYVWLAARTDPEAPKHKGISIFAMPTTAPGFSHSIIHTLVDSGTTNTFYDNVRVPGTALIGEANKGWKLITNQLNYERVAIAPPGMVEKVYEDTVGWAATTRLADGRRVIDQEWVRLDLARVHAKLEFLRLANWKAVTSPTQNPADASATKVFGSEFFCEAYRLLLGVFGAAGALRGSDHAPLRGRLERAYQGTLFLTFGGGTNEVQRDLIALFGLGMPRIPRH; encoded by the coding sequence ATGTACATCGCCTATACCCCGGAGCAGGACGCCCTGCGCGCCGAGCTGCGCGCCTACTTCGCCGCGCTGATGACGCCCGCGGTCGAAGCCGAGGTCGCGCGCGGCGACACCGGCGGCCCGCACTGTCTCGAAGCGGTGCGCCGGATGGGGCGCGACGGCTGGCTCGGCATCGGCTGGCCGCGCGAGTACGGCGGCCAGGGCCGCGGGCTGGTGGAGCAGTTCATCTTCTACGACGAGGCCTGGCGCGCGCTGGCGCCGATCCCCGCGCTCACCATCAACGCCATCGCGCACACGATCATGGCGTTCGGCAGCGAGGAGCAGAAGCAGTTCTTCCTGCCCCGCATCCTGCGCGGCGAGCTCCACTTCGCGGTCGGCTACACCGAGCCGCAGGCGGGCACCGACCTCGCGTCGCTGCGCACGCGTGCGGTGCGAGACGGCGACGACTGGATCATCAGCGGCCAGAAGATCTACACCAGCCTCGCCGGCTACGCCGACTACGTCTGGCTCGCCGCGCGCACCGACCCCGAGGCGCCGAAGCACAAGGGCATCTCGATCTTCGCCATGCCGACGACCGCGCCCGGCTTCTCGCACTCGATCATCCACACCCTGGTCGACTCGGGCACGACGAACACCTTCTACGACAACGTCCGTGTGCCCGGCACGGCGCTGATCGGCGAGGCGAACAAGGGCTGGAAGCTGATCACGAACCAGCTCAACTACGAGCGCGTCGCGATCGCCCCGCCGGGCATGGTCGAGAAGGTCTACGAGGACACCGTCGGCTGGGCGGCGACGACGCGGCTGGCCGACGGCCGCCGCGTCATCGACCAGGAGTGGGTGCGCCTCGACCTCGCCCGCGTCCACGCCAAGCTCGAGTTCCTGCGCCTCGCCAACTGGAAGGCGGTGACGAGCCCGACGCAGAACCCCGCCGACGCCAGCGCCACGAAGGTCTTCGGCAGCGAGTTCTTCTGCGAGGCGTATCGCCTCCTGCTCGGCGTGTTCGGCGCCGCGGGCGCGCTGCGCGGCAGCGACCACGCGCCGCTGCGCGGGCGTCTCGAGCGCGCCTACCAGGGCACGCTCTTCCTCACCTTCGGAGGCGGCACGAACGAGGTGCAGCGCGATCTCATCGCGCTCTTCGGGCTCGGGATGCCGCGCATCCCGCGCCACTGA
- a CDS encoding biotin/lipoyl-binding protein, whose translation MQTAGRLLSIGIVAAAVLLGIVVLTRVVRHPKTDDATVMADVVNVVPEVSGRIVELHVADNQAVQQGDLLFVIDPRPYALAVERARAEVQALDAQIALTKRHIEGQEYATAAARAAVQRAEAQARSAADTYHRLRPLAREQYVTAERLDEAQAAMRSTEATLDEARRRMMQAEKDVGDLDALIAQRDAAAAALGKAELDLGHTRVEAPFDALVVNLYTAVGAFVGPGPIPVFALVDRRRWYVVANYRESELDRIAPGMDARVYLMSDPRRSYRGTVQGIGWAVNPEDQRITPGIPSIRRELNWVHIAQRFPVRIAIEDPRPAEVFRVGASAVAIVLGHPDDQGRPAGR comes from the coding sequence ATGCAGACCGCCGGGCGCCTTCTCAGTATCGGCATCGTCGCGGCGGCGGTGCTGCTCGGCATCGTCGTCCTGACGCGGGTCGTGCGCCATCCCAAGACCGACGACGCGACGGTCATGGCCGACGTCGTCAACGTCGTGCCCGAAGTCTCGGGGCGCATCGTCGAGCTGCACGTGGCCGACAACCAGGCCGTGCAGCAGGGCGACCTGCTCTTCGTCATCGACCCGCGGCCGTACGCCCTCGCCGTGGAACGGGCGCGGGCCGAGGTGCAAGCGCTCGACGCGCAGATCGCGCTGACGAAGCGGCACATCGAGGGCCAGGAGTACGCGACCGCGGCCGCGCGGGCCGCCGTGCAGCGTGCGGAGGCGCAGGCGCGCAGCGCGGCCGACACGTACCACCGCCTGCGGCCGCTGGCGCGCGAGCAGTACGTCACGGCCGAGCGTCTCGACGAGGCGCAGGCGGCGATGCGCTCGACCGAGGCGACGCTCGACGAGGCCCGGCGGCGGATGATGCAGGCGGAGAAGGACGTCGGCGACCTCGACGCCCTCATCGCGCAACGCGATGCCGCCGCCGCGGCGCTCGGCAAGGCGGAGCTGGACCTCGGCCACACGCGGGTGGAGGCGCCCTTCGACGCGCTCGTCGTCAACCTGTACACCGCCGTCGGGGCGTTCGTCGGGCCGGGGCCGATTCCCGTCTTCGCCCTCGTCGACCGCCGGCGCTGGTACGTCGTCGCCAACTATCGCGAGTCCGAGCTCGACCGCATCGCCCCGGGCATGGATGCGCGCGTCTATCTCATGTCGGATCCGCGGCGCAGCTACCGCGGCACGGTGCAGGGCATCGGCTGGGCGGTGAACCCGGAGGATCAACGCATCACGCCGGGGATCCCCTCCATCCGGCGCGAGCTCAACTGGGTCCACATCGCGCAGCGCTTCCCGGTACGCATCGCGATCGAGGATCCCCGCCCGGCGGAGGTGTTTCGGGTCGGCGCCTCTGCGGTCGCCATCGTGCTCGGACATCCCGACGACCAGGGGCGGCCCGCGGGGCGCTGA
- a CDS encoding FUSC family protein yields the protein MAIAETTRLPTQPSRLLEFLRAELAPLPGRGLGTVRIVVACVVTLVLCMALQVPEAHLAVWVALRTATEEAGETLLFGVLALLALTIGIAGSLLLLMVAMDQAWLRFCAMAALAALGLFLRRTFVIGALGFVIGLVGTLIMTVPDFVPDPELVVRASLWLWPVFALGIAASVAVNLLVAPSDPAALLAEELRLRVEAAEHALARRLGRAPTSDPTPLTELVTAGMARMLSLLRSAEIVHPSLARRHAAQSALVTLADRLVTAAVALELTAPDRLEPGERVRLERLVAACDELRRMLAGAPGAAPATRSLDLPPTDAPPGGPPAVVELERVVGLLAHTLASDDASLADAPPPEPRRAFVPDALTNPEYLRYAAKGALAVMICYVLQSAVDWPGIRTCIVTCMIVALTSQGGTIQKATLRLGGALVGALLGFLSILFLVPELESITSLALLVAAGTVLAAWVDLGSARISYAGVQIAFAFYVCVIQGFTPSWHFDTIRDRLVGILLGNVVITLVFLFVWPVDATRSLWRQLAAALRTTARLATVEDESEDPAAVGRATGALRAQADRQFGAVQQALAEAAFEVVLPGTGDAALRDQAQRRMTEAQALFLTQLAVARHRPDIAPRRLPPTLRTAVRNLNHAIAARVDAVADRLEGATTTPLPDVRAAFDALADVVEPLRGHRADPDLAAEAQARLALYRTLVLRVEQLGVPAPGAGVVR from the coding sequence ATGGCGATCGCGGAAACCACCCGGCTGCCGACCCAGCCGTCGCGCCTGCTCGAGTTCCTCCGTGCCGAGCTCGCGCCCCTGCCGGGGCGTGGGCTCGGCACCGTGCGCATCGTCGTCGCCTGCGTCGTGACGCTCGTCCTGTGCATGGCGCTCCAGGTTCCGGAGGCGCACCTCGCGGTCTGGGTGGCGCTGCGGACGGCGACCGAGGAGGCGGGCGAGACGCTGCTCTTCGGCGTCCTCGCCCTGCTCGCGCTGACCATCGGGATCGCCGGCTCGCTCCTGCTCCTGATGGTGGCCATGGACCAGGCGTGGCTGCGCTTCTGCGCGATGGCCGCGCTCGCGGCCCTCGGGCTGTTCCTGCGCCGCACCTTCGTGATCGGCGCGCTCGGATTCGTGATCGGCCTCGTGGGCACGCTCATCATGACCGTGCCGGACTTCGTACCCGATCCCGAGCTCGTGGTCCGGGCGAGCCTGTGGCTGTGGCCGGTGTTCGCGCTGGGCATCGCGGCGTCGGTGGCCGTCAATCTGCTCGTGGCGCCCAGCGATCCGGCGGCGCTCCTCGCCGAAGAGCTCCGCCTGCGCGTCGAGGCGGCCGAGCACGCGCTCGCGCGCCGCCTGGGGCGAGCGCCCACGTCCGACCCGACGCCGCTCACGGAGCTGGTCACCGCCGGCATGGCGCGGATGCTGTCGCTCCTGCGCAGCGCCGAGATCGTGCACCCGTCGCTGGCGCGGCGACACGCCGCGCAGAGCGCCCTCGTCACGCTCGCGGACCGCCTCGTCACCGCCGCCGTGGCGCTCGAGCTGACGGCGCCCGACCGCCTCGAGCCCGGCGAGCGCGTCCGGCTCGAGCGGCTCGTCGCCGCGTGCGACGAGCTGCGACGCATGCTCGCCGGCGCGCCCGGTGCCGCACCCGCGACGCGCTCGCTCGACCTGCCGCCCACCGACGCCCCCCCGGGCGGTCCACCCGCCGTCGTCGAGCTGGAGCGCGTCGTCGGCCTCCTCGCGCACACCCTCGCGAGCGACGACGCCTCGCTCGCCGACGCGCCCCCGCCCGAGCCCCGGCGCGCGTTCGTGCCCGACGCCCTGACGAACCCGGAATACCTGCGCTACGCCGCCAAGGGCGCCCTCGCGGTGATGATCTGCTACGTGCTCCAGAGCGCGGTCGACTGGCCCGGCATCCGCACCTGCATCGTGACCTGCATGATCGTCGCGCTCACGAGCCAGGGAGGCACGATCCAGAAGGCGACGCTGCGCCTCGGCGGCGCGCTGGTCGGCGCCCTCCTCGGCTTCCTGTCGATCCTCTTCCTCGTCCCCGAGCTGGAGTCGATCACCTCGCTGGCGCTGCTGGTCGCCGCCGGGACCGTGCTCGCCGCCTGGGTCGACCTCGGGAGCGCGCGCATCTCGTACGCCGGGGTGCAGATCGCGTTCGCGTTCTACGTCTGCGTGATCCAGGGCTTCACGCCGAGCTGGCACTTCGACACCATCCGCGACCGCCTGGTCGGCATCCTGCTCGGCAACGTCGTCATCACGCTGGTGTTCCTCTTCGTGTGGCCGGTCGACGCGACCCGCTCGCTGTGGCGGCAGCTGGCCGCGGCGCTGCGCACGACGGCGCGCCTTGCCACGGTCGAGGACGAAAGCGAGGACCCGGCGGCGGTGGGCCGCGCCACCGGCGCGCTGCGCGCGCAGGCCGATCGCCAGTTCGGTGCCGTCCAGCAGGCGCTGGCGGAGGCGGCGTTCGAGGTGGTCCTTCCGGGCACGGGCGACGCCGCGCTCCGCGACCAGGCCCAGCGCCGCATGACCGAGGCACAAGCGCTCTTCCTCACCCAGCTCGCCGTCGCGCGGCACCGGCCCGACATCGCCCCACGGCGGCTGCCGCCGACGCTGCGCACCGCCGTCCGCAACCTGAACCACGCCATCGCCGCGCGGGTGGACGCGGTGGCCGACCGCCTCGAGGGTGCGACGACCACGCCCCTCCCGGACGTGCGCGCAGCCTTCGACGCGCTCGCGGACGTCGTCGAGCCGCTCCGGGGCCACCGCGCCGATCCGGACCTGGCGGCGGAGGCGCAGGCGCGGCTCGCGCTGTACCGCACGCTCGTGCTGCGCGTCGAGCAGCTCGGCGTGCCGGCACCCGGCGCCGGAGTCGTGCGGTGA
- a CDS encoding TolC family protein translates to MTRVARRIATLAMPILCVGCAAWSPLRDAPPSPDRPWAPPELAQHAADLVARQQLAPAEPVEIDPAKTYDLPELVDIAQRVHPATRVAWERARQAAIAVGMAAGTYYPLLAVSATGGAARVAAPFPPNLIPGGLPDGYLTAKTQAVLPIVSLEWLLLDFGRRGAAVDAARALALEATIGFNAEHQQIVFAVTRAFYALTAVRGKVAAARAALASAQTLERAAEAHRARGEGTLPEALQAHEEAVRAQYEVDDALAAEIDARMALAESMGVAPTTAIRVVDLSTQPLPPGVAESVDDAVDRALAQRPDLLASLAALQAKEAEVRGARADFFPKLGVRAATGRNLGRVSVLGGPYDTVDAQQWDAGLRLEWTLFEGFERRNRLSLAESARRAAADELTLARDKAVREVWKAYQEVKVAIARQQAGAALLAASEKSWSAVLSSYDHGLATYPDLREADRNLARARMLDTQARAQVFTAAAALAFSTGDLARPVPTAGR, encoded by the coding sequence GTGACGCGGGTCGCGCGGCGGATCGCCACCCTGGCGATGCCGATCCTGTGCGTGGGCTGCGCGGCGTGGAGCCCGCTGCGCGACGCCCCGCCCTCGCCCGACCGTCCCTGGGCGCCGCCCGAGCTGGCGCAGCACGCGGCCGACCTCGTGGCCCGGCAGCAGCTCGCCCCCGCCGAGCCCGTCGAGATCGATCCCGCGAAGACGTACGACCTGCCCGAGCTCGTCGACATCGCCCAACGCGTGCATCCGGCGACGCGGGTCGCCTGGGAGCGGGCGCGTCAGGCAGCCATCGCGGTCGGCATGGCCGCGGGAACCTACTATCCGCTGCTCGCCGTGTCGGCGACCGGCGGTGCGGCTCGGGTCGCGGCGCCCTTCCCCCCGAACCTGATCCCCGGCGGCCTCCCCGACGGCTATCTCACCGCGAAGACCCAGGCGGTGCTCCCGATCGTCTCGCTCGAGTGGCTGCTGCTCGACTTCGGCCGCCGCGGCGCCGCCGTCGACGCAGCCAGGGCCCTCGCGCTGGAGGCGACCATCGGGTTCAACGCCGAGCATCAGCAGATCGTGTTCGCCGTGACCCGCGCCTTCTATGCGCTCACCGCGGTGCGCGGCAAAGTCGCCGCCGCCCGCGCCGCCCTCGCCTCGGCGCAGACGCTGGAGCGCGCTGCCGAGGCGCACCGCGCGCGCGGCGAGGGGACGCTACCGGAGGCGTTGCAGGCGCACGAGGAGGCGGTGCGCGCACAGTACGAGGTCGACGACGCGCTGGCGGCCGAGATCGACGCGCGCATGGCCCTCGCCGAGAGCATGGGCGTCGCGCCCACGACGGCGATCCGGGTGGTCGACCTGTCCACGCAGCCGCTCCCGCCCGGGGTCGCGGAATCGGTCGACGACGCCGTCGACCGCGCCCTCGCCCAGCGACCCGATCTGCTCGCGAGCCTCGCCGCCCTGCAGGCGAAGGAGGCCGAGGTACGCGGTGCCCGCGCCGACTTCTTCCCCAAGCTCGGCGTCCGCGCCGCCACCGGCCGCAACCTCGGCCGGGTCAGCGTCCTCGGCGGGCCCTACGATACGGTCGACGCGCAGCAGTGGGACGCCGGGCTGCGCCTCGAATGGACGCTGTTCGAGGGCTTCGAGCGCCGCAACCGCCTGAGCCTCGCCGAGTCCGCGCGGCGCGCGGCCGCCGACGAGCTCACGCTCGCGCGCGACAAGGCGGTGCGCGAGGTGTGGAAGGCGTACCAGGAGGTGAAGGTGGCGATCGCGCGGCAGCAGGCCGGTGCAGCCCTCCTCGCCGCCTCCGAGAAGAGCTGGAGCGCCGTCCTGTCGTCCTACGATCACGGCCTGGCCACGTATCCCGACCTGCGCGAGGCGGACCGCAACCTCGCCCGCGCGCGTATGCTCGACACGCAGGCGAGAGCGCAGGTGTTCACCGCCGCGGCGGCGCTGGCGTTCAGCACGGGCGATCTGGCGCGCCCGGTCCCGACCGCCGGACGGTGA